One part of the Gossypium raimondii isolate GPD5lz chromosome 1, ASM2569854v1, whole genome shotgun sequence genome encodes these proteins:
- the LOC105778368 gene encoding uncharacterized protein LOC105778368 encodes MREQISESTKILKDLIPACNKVQGALLLDEIFSYIQSLQRESELQFLSLELAAINPRTNPAIEAFPLKDFMDVDMNEFQNLLQMILVNVDLNPTKPEVATCCNDEIPISDLLTKIEAEEESKGKFSDFDGLDGDRIKHGKYSFPHSLIPTLETIIDACGDISATSKMNPSITEMVYIMFCASVKEMNDLRLEEITEDRILKWRDAIKDALRISFKVDFAMEHLKKIACAYIGQIERQKLKDLAMRISRLEDDLNFRKQELAKAYKQSKVYIDVADNFNGKLVSWGMFQSCA; translated from the exons ATGAGAGAACAAATAAGTGAAAGTACCAAAATTCTTAAGGATCTGATCCCTGCTTGCAATAAG GTTCAGGGGGCGCTTTTGCTTGATGAGATTTTTAGTTACATTCAATCACTGCAACGTGAGAGCGAG TTGCAGTTCTTGTCATTGGAGCTTGCCGCAATCAATCCCAGAACGAACCCCGCCATTGAAGCATTTCCTCTTAAAGAC TTCATGGATGTGGACATGAATGAGTTTCAAAACCTGCTACAGATGATCCTGGTTAATGTGGATCTCAACCCGACAAAACCTGAAGTAGCAACATGCTGTAACGATGAAATTCCCATTAGCGACCTACTTACGAAAATCGAAGCCGAGGAAGAGAGCAAGGGGAAGTTTTCAGACTTCGATGGCTTAGATGGAGATCGCATAAAGCACGGGAAATATAGTTTCCCACACTCTCTGATCCCTACCCTCGAGACAATCATTGATGCTTGTGGCGATATTTCTGCAACAAGTAAGATGAACCCGAGCATCACCGAGATGGTATACATAATGTTCTGCGCTAGTGTCAAAGAGATGAACGATCTTCGACTCGAGGAAATCACCGAGGATAGGATATTGAAGTGGAGGGACGCAATCAAGGACGCTTTACGTATCAGTTTCAAGGTGGATTTCGCCATGGAACATTTGAAGAAAATCGCTTGCGCTTACATCGGTCAAATCGAACGTCAGAAGCTGAAGGATCTAGCTATGAGGATATCCAGGTTAGAGGATGATCTGAACTTTAGGAAACAAGAGCTTGCAAAGGCATATAAACAGTCCAAGGTTTACATTGATGTTGCAGACAATTTTAATGGCAAGCTTGTTAGCTGGGGTATGTTTCAGTCGTGTGCATAA
- the LOC105778344 gene encoding multiple organellar RNA editing factor 8, chloroplastic/mitochondrial, which produces MATQALSRALLSKPKALSSLLFPSSRSFSSFSSSSSAASSTKTLITPSPPPSLSFLRRLRAPPYYSLLRGSLSPAVKSFSTRAARSSLNDPNPNYSNRPPKETILLDGCDFEHWLVVMEPPKEDATRDDIIDSYIKTLAQVVGSEDEARMKIYSVSTRHYYAFGALVSEEVSYKIKELPGVRWVLPDSYLDVKNKDYGGEPFINGQAVPYDPKYHEEWVRNNARANERNRRNDRPRNYDRSRNYERRRENMNTRDSQMPPQNQGMQNVAPKTAGMPPNNMGGMPPRNMGGMPPQNMGGMPPQNMGGMPPNNMGRMPPNNMGGMTPNQGWSGNMPGNAPNFQTGPNYGNAPGNAQNFQPGPGPNYGNTPYQGATPNAQYHQNNYPPNVGGGNMPGGNYQS; this is translated from the exons ATGGCGACCCAAGCCCTCTCTCGCGCTCTCCTCTCGAAACCCAAAGCCCTTTCTTCCTTACTCTTCCCTTCCTCCCGCTCTTTCTCTTccttttcctcctcctcctccgcCGCTTCCTCCACCAAAACTCTTATCACCCCATCGCCACCCCCTTCCCTCTCCTTCCTCCGTCGCCTTCGTGCCCCGCCTTACTACTCACTCCTTCGAGGCTCACTTTCCCCAGCTGTTAAATCGTTCTCGACTCGAGCAGCCAGGTCCTCCCTCAATGATCCCAATCCTAACTACTCGAACCGGCCCCCGAAAGAGACCATCTTGCTCGACGGATGTGATTTTGAGCATTGGCTTGTTGTGATGGAGCCGCCTAAAGAGGATGCTACTAGGGATGATATTATTGATAGTTATATCAAAACCCTAGCTCAAGTAGTGGGCAG TGAGGACGAAGCAAGAATGAAGATATACTCAGTTTCAACCAGACATTACTATGCATTTGGTGCTTTGGTGTCTGAAGAGGTCTCATATAAGATCAAAG AACTTCCTGGAGTTCGGTGGGTTCTTCCAGATTCCTATCTAGATGTGAAGAACAAGGATTATGGAG GGGAACCTTTCATTAATGGGCAAGCTGTGCCTTATGACCCAAAATACCATGAggaatgggtgagaaataatGCTAGAGCAAATGAGAGAAATAGGCGCAATGACAGGCCACGCAATTATGATAGATCAAGGAACTATGAGAGGAGAAGGGAGAACATGAATACTCGAGATAGTCAGATGCCTCCTCAAAATCAGGGCATGCAGAATGTCGCTCCAAAGACTGCTGGGATGCCTCCCAACAACATGGGAGGGATGCCACCCCGCAACATGGGAGGGATGCCTCCCCAGAACATGGGAGGGATGCCTCCCCAGAACATGGGAGGGATGCCACCCAACAACATGGGAAGGATGCCACCCAACAATATGGGAGGAATGACACCGAATCAAGGATGGTCCGGTAACATGCCTGGAAATGCTCCAAACTTCCAAACTGGCCCCAACTATGGAAACGCTCCTGGAAATGCGCAGAACTTCCAACCTGGTCCTGGTCCTAACTATGGAAACACACCTTACCAAGGTGCTACACCCAATGCTCAATATCACCAGAATAACTATCCTCCAAATGTTGGTGGAGGAAACATGCCTGGTGGGAACTACCAATCTTAA